One Urechidicola croceus genomic window, ATAAAATACCAACACCTGTTGGGCCGTAAATTTTATGAGCAGATGCTACATAAAAATCAGCATTTAAGGCTTGAACATCTGGTTTTATATGTGGGCAGGCTTGCGCGCCATCAATTAAAACTGCTGCACCAACTTTGTGGGCTTTTTCAATAATTTCTTCAATAGGATTGATAGTTCCAAGTGCATTTGAAATATGATTTACAAAAACTATTTTTGTTTTGTCAGATAGTAATTTGTCATATTCATTCATCACTAATTCTCCATCCTGATTCATCGGAATCACTTTTAGAATTGCTCCAGTTCGTTCACATAGCATTTGCCAAGGAACGATATTCGAATGATGTTCTAATGCTGAAACAATAACTTCGTCTCCTTTTTTTAAGAGTGAAGAAAATCCAGTTGCAACAATATTGATACTATGTGTTGTACCAGAGGTAAAAATAATTTCATATGATTTTTTTGCATTAAAATGCTTTTGAATCTTCAATCTTGCCTCTTCATATTTATCAGTTGCTTCTTGACTCAAAGTATGTACGCCACGATGAATATTAGCATTATAATTTGAATAGTAATCAACTATTGCATCAATCACAACTTGTGGTGTTTGTGAGGTTGCAGCATTATCAAAATAAACTAATGGCTTCCCATTAACTTCCCTTTTTAGGATTGGGAAATCAGCACGAATTTTATCAATATCTAACATACATTTTCTTTAGAATCATTCTAAAACAAAATTACAAAACAATAAGGAACTTTATTGTAATAGATGTATTTTTGTTTGAATTCAAAACCCAATTAAAATGAAAAAAACCTTTAAACTCTTTTTACTCTTCTTATTATTGGGTCTTACTTATATAGTATACACCAATTACAAAAAACTTAATATAATAAGTGGTTTTTCGGCTAAAATGATTGCTTCACAAGTATTTGTAGCTAATAGAGTTCAAGAATCGGTAGAACAATCCGAAAATAATTTTTCGCCTATTAATAGCGCTAAGAACATAATTGATTTTAAAAATAAAACAGTTACGTCATCGTTTTTTGGAATGAAAAAACGAAAAGCAATTTATAGAGAAGGTTTAGGAGCTGTTTTAGTAAACAAAGAGTACGATGAAAATACACCTTATTTAGTTCCTAAGAGAAATAAGACTCCAAAAAATTTGCCATTTCCTTATGGTGAATTGCCTCAAAATGATACTGTTTTTTTAAATATCGATTATAATAAATTGAATAAAGTTGTAGACAACTACTTTGATAAAAACAATCATCAAAGCACAACAAATTCTTTGTTAATTATATATAAAAATCAAATAATAGCCGAAAAATATGCCGATGGATTTGATAAAGACACGCGTATTTTAGGATGGTCCATGGGTAAAAGTCTGGTAAGTACTGTATATGGAGTTATGGAACAACAAGGGAAAGTTGATAGAAATGAAAAAGCTCCTATTGATACATGGAAAAATGATGAGCGTTCAAAAATCACAATTAATAATTTACTGCAAATGAATAGTGGTTTGGAGTGGGTAGAGGATTACACTAAGATTTCTGATATTACCAAGATGTTGTATCTAGAAACTGATATGGCAAAATCTCAAATTGACAAACCATTGATTGGAAAGCCAAATGAAAGTTGGAATTATTCTTCAGGTACATCTAATTTGTTATCTGGGATTTTAAGACAAAAGTTTAATTCACATCAAGAATATCTAGATTTTTGGTATACAGATTTTATTGATAAAATTGGTATGCATTCAATGATTATAGAAACAGATTTGGCTGGAAATTATGTAGCTTCCTCATATCCTTGGGCAACAACTCGAGATTGGGCAAAATATGGATTGCTATATTTGAACAAAGGTAATTGGAATGGAGAGCAAATCATAAATGAAGATTGGATTAAATATACAGTTACACCAACTAATGGTTCTGAAGGTGTGTATGGAGCACAGTTTTGGTTAAATGCAGGAGGGCACTTACTTGATGTACCAAAAGACATGTTTATGGCAGATGGTTATCAAGGCCAGCGAGTTATGATAATACCTTCTAAAGACTTAGTCGTTGTTAGGTTTGGTGTCAATTATAGTCAAATAGATAAATTATTAGCGCAAAGACCAGTAAAGGCAAATGAAAAAAAAGAAGTGGTTGAGTTTGAATTGGGTAATATAGAGTATAACAATTTATTAAAAGATATTTTGGAAACTATATAACAAAAAAGCCACTCATTTGAGTGGCTTTTTTATATTTTATAATTTGATTTGAAATTACATTTCAAACCCTAACTTCACATTTAATTTATTGGCAATCAACTTTGTGATTCTTGTTTTTAATTCTGGAATTTTAATTTTTTCCACAACTTCGTTTCCAAATGCATACAATAATAATGCTTTCGCCTCTTTAGGTGGAATTCCACGAGATTGCATATAAAATAAAGCACTTTCATCTAATTGACCGATAGTACAACCATGTGAACACTTCACATCATCTGCAAAAATCTCTAATTGAGGTTTTGCATTTATTGTTGCTTTATCACCAATTAAAATATTATTGTTTTGTTGAAAAGCATTTGTTTTTTGTGCTTCTTGATCTACAATAACTTTTCCATTAAAAACACCAGTAGATGATTCATCATAAATACCTTTAAACAATTCAAAACTTTCGCAATTTGGAAATTTATGATGTATTAAAGTATGGTTATCTACGTGTTGCTTTTTGTCTAAAATTGAAATTCCATTGATGTGAGATTCAAGATGTTCTCCTTCGTGAAAAAATTCAATATTATTACGAGTCAATTTTCCACCAAATGAAAAGACATTAACTGATGCAACACTGTGTTCTTTTTGTTGAACATATGTATTGTCAATTAATGAAGCATTTTCATCATCATTTTGAATTTTATAGTAATCTATGATTGAACTTTTATCAGCATAAATTTCAGTAACAGTATTGGTAAGTACAACATTACTACTTAAACTCTGATGACGCTCTATGATTTGAACTTGAGAATTTTTGCCAACAACCACTAAATTTCTTGGTTGTAATAAAATTTCTTTTTCACTTCCAGTATAAAAATTTAGAATTTGAATAGGTTTTGGCAATACAACATTTTTTGGAATATTGATAAATGCACCTTCAATTGAAAAAGCAGTGTTTAAGTTGGTAACACTATTATTTTTGTCTGAAATTTTATTGAAATACTTATCAATAATTTTTTTGTACTTAGGCTTTTTAAATGCCGATGACATTAAGCAAATATCATATCCATCATGAGTAGTTGACGATAAATAAGAACTATAAACACCATCAATAAAAACTACTTTATAAGCGTCTATTTCGTGTACAAAGTATTTTTTTACATCTTTAAATTCAATTGTAGAATCTTTTGATGGAAATACACTATAATCGTGATTTAAGACAGATTTAAGTGAAGTATATTTCCATTCTTCATCTTTTTTAGTAGGAAAACCTTGTTTTTCAAAGGCAGAAATTGCTTCAGAACGAATGTCATGAACATTTGAATCTAAATCTAATTTTCCTTGGTTTTCAAAAACCATAAAAGACGATACTAATTTATCTTGTAATGACATCTTTTATAAATTTTTAACCCAATCGTATCCTTTTTCTTCTAACTCGTAAGCCAATTCCTTACCGCCAGATTTCACAATTTTTCCATTGTGTAACACATGAACGAAATCAGGAACAATGTAGTCTAACAAACGTTGATAGTGCGTAATTACTAAAACTGCGTTATCTTTATTACGCAATTTATTTACTCCATTTGCAACAATTTTCAAAGCGTCAATATCTAATCCAGAATCTGTTTCATCTAAGATTGCCAATTTAGGCTCTAGCATTGCCATTTGAAAAATTTCATTACGTTTCTTTTCACCTCCTGAAAAGCCTTCGTTTAATGAACGAGATAAAAACTTACGATCCATTTCCAATAATTCTGATTTCTCTCGAATCATTTTTAGCATGTCTTTTGCAGGAAGATCTTCAAAACCTAATGCTTTACGTTTGGCATTGATTGCAGTTTTAATGAAGTTTGTAGTACTTACTCCTGGAATTTCAACAGGATATTGAAAACTCATAAAAATACCTTTGTGAGCACGTTCATCTGGTGATAATTCTAAAAGGTCTTCACCTTCAAGAGTTATACTTCCTTCTGAAACTTCATACGTTTCATTTCCTGCAACTACTGATGATAAAGTACTTTTTCCTGAACCATTTGGCCCCATAATCGCATGAACTTCACCTGCTTTTATTTCAAGATTTATTCCTTTAAGGATTTCTTTATCCTCAATTCCTGCGTGTAAATTTTCTATTTTTAACATTGTATATTCTATAGTTTTAAGAGATTACCCTACGGATCCTTCTAAACTGATTTCTAATAATTTTTGCGCTTCAACAGCAAATTCCATTGGTAATTTATTTAATACATCTTTACTAAAACCATTTACAATTAATGCAATTGCTTTTTCAGTATCGATACCTCTTTGATTACAATAGAATAATTGGTCTTCACCAATTTTACTCGTTGTAGCCTCGTGCTCTATTTGAGCAGATTTATTTTTTGATTCTATATATGGGAATGTATGTGCTCCACATTGATTTCCCATTAAAAGAGAATCACATTGAGAGAAATTACGAGCATTTTCTGCACGAGAATTTATCTGAACTAGACCCCTGTATGAATTTTGTGATTTTCCTGCAGAAATACCTTTAGAGATAATTGTACTCTTGGTATTCTTACCAAGATGAATCATCTTTGTTCCAGTATCTGCTTGTTGATAGTTATTTGTAACTGCTATTGAATAAAATTCTCCAACCGAATTGTCTCCTTTCAACACACAACTTGGATATTTCCAAGTAACAGCACTTCCAGTCTCAACTTGTGTCCAAGAAATTTTAGAGTTGGTATGGCATATTCCACGTTTTGTAACAAAGTTGAATACTCCACCTTTTCCTTCAGCATCTCCAGGAAACCAGTTTTGAACAGTTGAGTACTTAATCTCTGCATCATCCAATGCAATCAACTCAACAACGGCTGCGTGTAATTGATTTTCATCACGACTTGGAGCAGTACAACCTTCAAGGTAACTTACATAACTTCCTTCATCGGCAATTACAAGTGTACGTTCAAATTGACCTGTTCCAC contains:
- a CDS encoding aminotransferase class V-fold PLP-dependent enzyme translates to MLDIDKIRADFPILKREVNGKPLVYFDNAATSQTPQVVIDAIVDYYSNYNANIHRGVHTLSQEATDKYEEARLKIQKHFNAKKSYEIIFTSGTTHSINIVATGFSSLLKKGDEVIVSALEHHSNIVPWQMLCERTGAILKVIPMNQDGELVMNEYDKLLSDKTKIVFVNHISNALGTINPIEEIIEKAHKVGAAVLIDGAQACPHIKPDVQALNADFYVASAHKIYGPTGVGILYGKEEWLNKLPPYQGGGEMIKEVTFEKTTYADLPHKFEAGTPNICGGIAFGAAIDYANSIGFENIQEREKELLDYATEKLLEIDGLKIYGTSKNKTSVISFNIEGIHPYDIGTIVDKLGIAVRTGHHCAQPIMDFYKIPGTVRASFSFYNTKEEIDSLVEAVKKAKMMLS
- the sufD gene encoding Fe-S cluster assembly protein SufD, which codes for MSLQDKLVSSFMVFENQGKLDLDSNVHDIRSEAISAFEKQGFPTKKDEEWKYTSLKSVLNHDYSVFPSKDSTIEFKDVKKYFVHEIDAYKVVFIDGVYSSYLSSTTHDGYDICLMSSAFKKPKYKKIIDKYFNKISDKNNSVTNLNTAFSIEGAFINIPKNVVLPKPIQILNFYTGSEKEILLQPRNLVVVGKNSQVQIIERHQSLSSNVVLTNTVTEIYADKSSIIDYYKIQNDDENASLIDNTYVQQKEHSVASVNVFSFGGKLTRNNIEFFHEGEHLESHINGISILDKKQHVDNHTLIHHKFPNCESFELFKGIYDESSTGVFNGKVIVDQEAQKTNAFQQNNNILIGDKATINAKPQLEIFADDVKCSHGCTIGQLDESALFYMQSRGIPPKEAKALLLYAFGNEVVEKIKIPELKTRITKLIANKLNVKLGFEM
- a CDS encoding serine hydrolase domain-containing protein, with product MKKTFKLFLLFLLLGLTYIVYTNYKKLNIISGFSAKMIASQVFVANRVQESVEQSENNFSPINSAKNIIDFKNKTVTSSFFGMKKRKAIYREGLGAVLVNKEYDENTPYLVPKRNKTPKNLPFPYGELPQNDTVFLNIDYNKLNKVVDNYFDKNNHQSTTNSLLIIYKNQIIAEKYADGFDKDTRILGWSMGKSLVSTVYGVMEQQGKVDRNEKAPIDTWKNDERSKITINNLLQMNSGLEWVEDYTKISDITKMLYLETDMAKSQIDKPLIGKPNESWNYSSGTSNLLSGILRQKFNSHQEYLDFWYTDFIDKIGMHSMIIETDLAGNYVASSYPWATTRDWAKYGLLYLNKGNWNGEQIINEDWIKYTVTPTNGSEGVYGAQFWLNAGGHLLDVPKDMFMADGYQGQRVMIIPSKDLVVVRFGVNYSQIDKLLAQRPVKANEKKEVVEFELGNIEYNNLLKDILETI
- the sufB gene encoding Fe-S cluster assembly protein SufB, which translates into the protein MSKYTEDDLREELKTKEYEYGFYTAIESDTFPKGLNEDIVRAISKKKNEPEWMTNWRLEAFRIWESMEEPEWANVKYKKPDFQDIAYYSAPKKADPNKTLDDVDSELLAMYNKLGISIDEQKKMNNIAMDIVVDSVSVATTFKETLAEKGILFMPISEAIQEHPELVKKYIGSVVPQTDNFYAALNSAVFTDGSFCYIPKGVKCPMELSTYFRINESGTGQFERTLVIADEGSYVSYLEGCTAPSRDENQLHAAVVELIALDDAEIKYSTVQNWFPGDAEGKGGVFNFVTKRGICHTNSKISWTQVETGSAVTWKYPSCVLKGDNSVGEFYSIAVTNNYQQADTGTKMIHLGKNTKSTIISKGISAGKSQNSYRGLVQINSRAENARNFSQCDSLLMGNQCGAHTFPYIESKNKSAQIEHEATTSKIGEDQLFYCNQRGIDTEKAIALIVNGFSKDVLNKLPMEFAVEAQKLLEISLEGSVG
- the sufC gene encoding Fe-S cluster assembly ATPase SufC, yielding MLKIENLHAGIEDKEILKGINLEIKAGEVHAIMGPNGSGKSTLSSVVAGNETYEVSEGSITLEGEDLLELSPDERAHKGIFMSFQYPVEIPGVSTTNFIKTAINAKRKALGFEDLPAKDMLKMIREKSELLEMDRKFLSRSLNEGFSGGEKKRNEIFQMAMLEPKLAILDETDSGLDIDALKIVANGVNKLRNKDNAVLVITHYQRLLDYIVPDFVHVLHNGKIVKSGGKELAYELEEKGYDWVKNL